One segment of Kogia breviceps isolate mKogBre1 chromosome 14, mKogBre1 haplotype 1, whole genome shotgun sequence DNA contains the following:
- the SPATA2 gene encoding spermatogenesis-associated protein 2 → MGKPSSMDAKYKDDLFRKYVQFHEGKVDTTPSKQRPGSDESLRVAASTLLSLHKVDPFYRFRLIQFYEVVESSLRSLSSSSLRALHCAFSVLETVGVNLFLYPWKKEFRSIKTYTGPFVYYVKSTLLEEDIRAILNYMGYVPELGTAYKLKELVETLQVKMVSFELFLAKVECEQMLEIHSQVKDKGYSELDVVSERKSSAEDVRGCSDALRRRAEGREHLTTSMARVVLQKSASERAAKDYYKPRVTKPSRSVDTYDSYWESRKPPLKASLSLRKEPVTADLGDDLKDEIIRPSPSLLTMSSSPHGSPDDLPSPSPSNGLGLLRGTYFSAQEDVDLYTDSEPRATYRRQDALRPDVWLVRNDAHPTYHKRSPPAKESALSKCQNCGLSCSSSLCQRCDSLLACSPASKPGSFPGKASAHDSLAHGSSLREKYAGQTQGLDRPPHLHSKSKPAPAAASRCGFCDRPGAANTCTQCSKASCDACLSSYHYDPCCKKSELHKFIPNNQLNYKSTQFSHLVYR, encoded by the exons ATGGGGAAGCCCAGTTCAATGGATGCAAAATATAAGGATGACTTATTTCGGAAGTACGTGCAGTTCCATGAAGGCAAAGTGGACACCACCCCCAGCAAGCAGCGGCCTGGCAGTGATGAGTCCCTGCGGGTGGCAGCCTCGACCCTGCTCAGCCTGCACAAGGTGGATCCCTTTTATCGATTCCGGCTGATCCAGTTCTATGAGGTGGTGGAGAGCTCCCTGCGCTCGCTGAGCTCCTCCAGTCTGCGGGCTCTGCACTGTGCCTTCAGTGTGCTCGAAACGGTGGGTGTCAACCTTTTCCTCTACCCGTGGAAGAAGGAATTCAGAAGCATCAAG ACCTACACGGGCCCCTTTGTTTATTACGTCAAGTCCACATTACTGGAAGAGGACATCCGAGCCATCCTGAATTACATGGGCTACGTGCCCGAGTTGGGGACTGCGTACAAGCTCAAAGAGCTGGTAGAGACCCTCCAGGTGAAGATGGTCTCCTTTGAACTCTTTCTGGCCAAGGTGGAGTGTGAACAGATGCTGGAAATCCACTCCCAAGTCAAGGACAAAGGCTACTCTGAGCTGGACGTGGTGAGCGAGCGCAAGAGCAGCGCTGAGGACGTGCGCGGCTGCTCAGATGCCCTGCGGCGGCGGGCCGAGGGCCGGGAACACCTGACGACTTCCATGGCCCGCGTGGTGCTGCAGAAGTCGGCCAGCGAGCGGGCGGCCAAGGACTACTACAAGCCCCGTGTGACCAAGCCCTCAAGGTCGGTGGACACCTATGACAGTTACTGGGAGAGCCGGAAGCCGCCCCTGAAGGCCTCGTTGAGCCTGCGGAAGGAGCCTGTGACAGCAGACTTGGGGGACGACCTCAAGGACGAGATCATCCGCCCGTCCCCCTCACTCCTGACCATGTCTAGCTCCCCCCACGGCAGCCCAGATGACCTgccgtccccctcccccagcaatgGCCTTGGCTTGCTGCGTGGCACGTACTTCTCCGCTCAGGAGGATGTGGATCTGTACACAGACTCGGAGCCCAGGGCCACATACCGGAGGCAGGATGCCCTGCGGCCCGATGTCTGGCTGGTCAGAAATGACGCCCACCCCACCTACCACAAGCGCTCGCCCCCCGCCAAAGAGTCCGCCCTCTCCAAGTGCCAAAACTGCGGTCTGTCCTGCAGCTCCTCCCTCTGCCAGCGCTGCGACAGCCTGCTCGCCTGCTCCCCGGCCTCCAAGCCCGGCAGCTTCCCTGGCAAGGCCTCTGCCCACGACAGCCTGGCCCACGGGTCGTCTCTGCGGGAGAAGTATGCAGGCCAGACGCAGGGCCTCGACCGGCCGCCGCACCTCCACTCGAAATCCAAGCCCGCCCCTGCAGCCGCCTCCCGCTGTGGCTTCTGTGACCGCCCGGGGGCCGCCAACACCTGCACCCAGTGTTCGAAAGCCTCCTGCGACGCCTGCCTCAGCAGCTACCATTACGACCCCTGCTGCAAAAAGAGCGAGCTGCACAAGTTCATCCCCAACAACCAGCTGAACTACAAGTCCACCCAGTTCTCCCATCTCGTGTACAGATAG